Proteins from a single region of Choloepus didactylus isolate mChoDid1 chromosome 10, mChoDid1.pri, whole genome shotgun sequence:
- the LOC119505063 gene encoding dihydrofolate reductase-like: MVCLLNCIVAVSQKMGIGKNGDLPWPPLRNEFKYFQRITTTSSVESKQNLVIMGRNTWFSIPEKNWPLKDRINLVVGRELKEPPQGTHFLAKSLDDALKLTEQPELANKVDIVWIVGGSSVYKEAMNQPGLLRLFVTRIMQEFESDTFFPEINTEKYKILPEYPGVLSDVQEEKGIKYKLEML; the protein is encoded by the coding sequence ATGGTTTGTCTCCTAAACTGCATTGTCGCTGTGTCCCAGAAAATGGGCATTGGCAAGAATGGAGACTTGCCCTGGCCCCCACTCAGGAATGAATTCAAGTATTTCCAAAGAATTACCACAACCTCTTCAGTAGAAAGTAAACAGAATTTGGTGATTATGGGGAGAAACACCTGGTTCTCCATCCCTGAGAAGAATTGGCCTTTAAAGGACAGAATTAATTTAGTTGTCGGTAGAGAACTCAAGGAACCCCCACAAGGAACACATTTTCTTGCCAAAAGTCTGGATGATGCCTTAAAACTTACTGAGCAACCAGAATTAGCAAATAAAGTAGATATAGTTTGGATAGTGGGAGGCAGTTCTGTTTATAAGGAAGCCATGAATCAGCCAGGCCTTCTTAGACTGTTCGTGACAAGGATCATGcaggaatttgaaagtgacacattttttccagaaattaatacagagaaatataaaattctcCCAGAATACCCAGGTGTTCTTTCTGATGTCCAGGAGGAGAAAGGCATTAAGTACAAATTGGAAATGTTATGA